From the Actinopolymorpha singaporensis genome, the window ACCGGACCCGGGTCGTGATCGTCTGTACGCCGAACAACCCGACCGGCCCGGTGGTCACCCACGAGGAGCTGGCCGACTTCTGTGCCCAGGTCCCGCGTGAGGTGCTGATCGTGGTCGACGAGGCCTACCTGCAGTTCGTCCGCGACCCGGCGGCCGCCGACGGGCTGGCGCTCTACCGCGACCATCCGAACGTCTGCGTGCTGCGGACCTTCTCCAAGGCGTACTGCCTGGCCAACTTCCGGGTCGGGTACGCGATCGCGCACGACCCGGTCGCCGAGGCGCTGCGGGTGTGCACCCCGCCGTTCGCGGTGTCCAGCGTCGCGGAGGAGGCGGCCCTGGCCGCGCTGGCCTGCGAGAACGAACTCCTCGAGCAGGTCGAGGTGTTGGTCAAGGAGCGCGCCCGGGTGACCGAGGGTCTGCGCGCGCTCGGTTTCGACGTACCCGCGACCGAGGCCAACTTCAGCTGGCTCCCGCTCGGTGCCGACACACAGGCGTTCGCGCGGGCGTGTGAGGAAGGTGGCGTCGTGGTCCGGCCGTTCGACGAGGACGGGTGCCGGGTGAGCGTGGGTGAGCCCGCCGCCAACGACCTTTTCCTGGACCTCGCCGGACGCTGGGCCGCCCGGGCACGC encodes:
- a CDS encoding histidinol-phosphate transaminase; translated protein: MTDPSTGPRLRRALQGIPSYKPGRPAAAATDRPTYKLSSNENPFPPLPALVEAAHEASRVMNRYPDLACGRLVGTLSDRLDVPPGHFAMGTGSVALLYHLLQATCEPGDEVVYAWRSFEAYPIAAQVAGATRIEVPLTTGARHDLPAMAASITDRTRVVIVCTPNNPTGPVVTHEELADFCAQVPREVLIVVDEAYLQFVRDPAAADGLALYRDHPNVCVLRTFSKAYCLANFRVGYAIAHDPVAEALRVCTPPFAVSSVAEEAALAALACENELLEQVEVLVKERARVTEGLRALGFDVPATEANFSWLPLGADTQAFARACEEGGVVVRPFDEDGCRVSVGEPAANDLFLDLAGRWAARAR